DNA from Arthrobacter sp. FW305-BF8:
TCCAACGACTTGGCGGACTATGGGAAGCGGCTCCACTCGCGTTCTGGCTGCTGCTGGCCGCGTGCGCCTACTTCGCCGTGATGGCCGTGCGGCTCACGGTCATCGACGTCCGGCACCACCTCCTGCCGAACAGGATTGTCTTCCCCTCCTATGGCGTTGCCGGTGTGCTGCTGCTGGGGGCGGTGCTCACCCTCGCGGCGGTGGAACCGTCCGGACTGCCCGACGGCGCGGCCCGCCTTTTCGGGGTGCCGGCGCTGAGGATTGCGGCCGGGGCAGCGGTGCTGTGGCTCTTCTACTTTGTGCTGCGCCTGGTGTATCCGCCCGGCATGGGCTTTGGGGACGTGAAACTCGCCGGCGTTCTGGGGCTGTACCTGGGCTACCTCGGCTGGCCGCATGTCTTCGCCGGGACGTTCGCCGCGTTCCTGCTCGGCGGTATTTGGAGCGTCGGCCTGCTGGCACTGCAGCGCGGGACGCTCAAATCGGCCATTCCGTTCGG
Protein-coding regions in this window:
- a CDS encoding prepilin peptidase, with the protein product MIQRLGGLWEAAPLAFWLLLAACAYFAVMAVRLTVIDVRHHLLPNRIVFPSYGVAGVLLLGAVLTLAAVEPSGLPDGAARLFGVPALRIAAGAAVLWLFYFVLRLVYPPGMGFGDVKLAGVLGLYLGYLGWPHVFAGTFAAFLLGGIWSVGLLALQRGTLKSAIPFGPFMLAGAAAAMVLLPA